One genomic region from Granulicatella adiacens ATCC 49175 encodes:
- a CDS encoding deoxyribonuclease IV: protein MLIGSHVSMSGKDMLLGSAKEAYSYGANVMMVYTGAPQNTRRKPIEELNAEIGKKFMAENGIKEVVVHAPYIINLANTTKEGYIDFAIDFLKEELRRAEAVGATQVVLHPGSHVGAGVDVGLNQIIYGLNQVITKDQTVQIALETMAGKGTELARTFEELARIIDGVTCNEHLSVTFDTCHVHDAGYDIKNDLSGVLTQFDKTVGLDRIKVLHINDSKNPVGAHKDRHENFGFGEIGFDALMNVIQVPEFKNLPKILETPWIKVEDKVQIAPYKKEIEMIRSGKFDSHWIEELLNQERRK from the coding sequence ATGTTAATTGGATCTCATGTTTCAATGAGCGGTAAAGATATGCTATTAGGATCTGCTAAAGAAGCCTATAGTTACGGGGCAAATGTTATGATGGTGTATACGGGAGCTCCGCAAAATACCAGAAGAAAACCAATAGAAGAATTAAATGCTGAAATAGGCAAGAAATTTATGGCTGAAAATGGAATCAAGGAAGTAGTCGTTCACGCTCCCTATATTATTAACTTAGCTAATACAACAAAAGAAGGATATATTGATTTTGCAATTGATTTTTTGAAAGAAGAATTGAGACGTGCTGAAGCAGTCGGAGCTACACAAGTTGTTTTACATCCAGGCTCTCATGTAGGTGCTGGTGTTGACGTTGGATTGAATCAAATAATTTATGGTCTAAACCAAGTAATTACAAAAGACCAAACAGTTCAAATCGCTTTGGAAACAATGGCCGGAAAAGGAACAGAGTTAGCTCGTACGTTTGAAGAACTAGCTCGTATTATTGATGGAGTGACGTGCAATGAACACTTATCGGTTACATTTGATACTTGTCATGTTCATGATGCTGGATACGATATTAAAAACGATTTATCAGGAGTATTGACTCAATTCGATAAAACGGTAGGACTTGATCGCATTAAAGTTCTTCATATCAACGATTCTAAAAATCCTGTGGGTGCTCATAAAGATAGGCATGAAAATTTTGGGTTTGGAGAGATTGGGTTTGATGCGTTAATGAATGTTATTCAAGTCCCAGAATTTAAAAATCTCCCAAAAATTCTTGAAACTCCATGGATTAAAGTGGAAGATAAAGTTCAGATTGCGCCATACAAGAAAGAGATTGAAATGATTCGTTCTGG